From the Lepisosteus oculatus isolate fLepOcu1 chromosome 1, fLepOcu1.hap2, whole genome shotgun sequence genome, one window contains:
- the neff2 gene encoding neurofilament light polypeptide: MSYDPYSPRRPWEDFRGVRSTKSISSSVYSMHRSAPSVKRSTRPTSSLPDYMEKVDLSQVSTLNTELLSLRGKEKEQLVDLNDRFATYIEKVHHLEQQNKVLLVELEALRQKQSDPSRLHLIYEQEVRSLRALLDSEANEKMRMEAERDHLRDVYAQMKDKYEEEVRLRMDAEDALQKIREDADKAVLANSDIDGSITSLLEEITFLKKVFSEENNELSAQIQAASITIDMEVTKPDLSLALKEIRSQYEKLANKNMQAAEDWYRTKFATVAEMASKNNEAVRSIREETSEYRRLLQSRSSEIEALRNVIDSLNKQLESLEEKQSREVAKYQDRINELEKEINDAKQEMARYLREYQDLLNVKMALDIEIAAYRKLLEGEEIRLSFSSLPALT; encoded by the exons ATGAGCTACGACCCCTACAGCCCCCGCAGGCCCTGGGAGGACTTCAGGGGAGTGCGTTCCACCAAGTCCATCTCATCCTCTGTGTACTCCATGCACCGCTCGGCGCCCTCCGTCAAGAGGTCCACCCGTCCCACCTCCTCCCTGCCTGACTATATGGAGAAGGTGGACCTGAGCCAGGTGAGCACTCTGAACACCGAGCTGCTCAGCCTGCGAGGCAAGGAGAAGGAGCAGCTGGTGGACCTCAACGACCGCTTCGCTACCTACATCGAGAAGGTCCACCACCTGGAGCAGCAGAACAAAGTCCTGCTGGTGGAGCTGGAAGCCCTCCGGCAGAAGCAGAGCGACCCCTCCCGCCTCCACCTCATCTACGAGCAGGAAGTTCGCAGCCTGAGGGCCCTGTTGGACTCGGAGGCCAATGAGAAGATGCGGATGGAGGCCGAGAGGGACCATCTGCGGGACGTCTACGCCCAGATGAAGGACAAGTATGAGGAGGAGGTCCGCCTCAGGATGGATGCAGAAGATGCCCTGCAGAAGATCCGAGAGGACGCCGACAAGGCGGTGCTGGCCAACAGCGACATCGATGGCAGCATCACCTCCCTGCTGGAGGAGATTACCTTCCTCAAGAAGGTCTTCTCCGAGGAGAACAACGAGCTCTCTGCCCAAATCCAAGCCGCCAGCATCACCATAGACATGGAAGTCACCAAGCCTGATCTTTCCCTGGCTCTCAAAGAGATTCGGTCGCAGTATGAAAAGCTGGCCAACAAGAACATGCAGGCGGCCGAAGACTGGTACAGGACCAAGTTTGCCACTGTTGCCGAAATGGCCAGCAAAAACAACGAGGCCGTGCGATCCATCCGAGAAGAGACATCCGAGTACAGGAGGCTGCTCCAGTCCCGGTCCTCCGAGATTGAAGCCCTGAGGAACGTCATTGACTCCTTGAACAAGCAGCTGGAAAGCCTGGAGGAGAAGCAGTCCAGGGAAGTTGCCAAGTACCAG gaCAGAATAAATGAATTAGAGAAGGAAATTAACGATGCCAAGCAGGAGATGGCCCGTTACCTGAGAGAATATCAAGATCTCCTGAATGTCAAGATGGCTCTTGACATTGAAATAGCTGCATACAG AAAACTCCTGGAAGGGGAAGAGATCAGGCTgagtttttcttctttgcccGCTCTCACCTAA